The following proteins are co-located in the Colletotrichum lupini chromosome 4, complete sequence genome:
- a CDS encoding HET domain-containing protein, producing MVTTWLHSLSAPIAMKLLNCSSLLIEEFLGLSIPESYAILSHRWEADHEEATYQDFGKPDVIARKKGWKKIQHFCRLALQQGYKYAWVDTCCINKQDFTELTEAINSMFKWYARSSICYAYLSDVGIDGVSLQHSQWFTRGWTLQELIAPSRVEFFDKDWNYIGSRSDLCDIIQQRTNIDKSILVAGSGRVEGLLTTIPVARRMSWASGRMTKREEDLAYCLLGVFGVKMPLLYGEGNRAFIRLQEEITKETNDLSIFAWSAPAESPLGYFGILAMSPSAFETANDIVLSSDIKYNPEYAITNKGLKITTETSLMPDGAHFLSLRCHRSSDQGRRHLGILLRDQGGNVFLRWKTGRLWSLEHSAPGIKHTMFISKFLEPDVAETLVGDMDSIYRNAFCFPPTPPGVEFVKAQPDGMWSSSRRMFITQGLDTFDGFVQYRTSGAADQNFIVACGFTGGGANPWINELIGGICAQ from the exons ATGGTCACAACATGG CTTCATTCCCTCAGTGCCCCCATCGCCATGAAGCTTCTCAATTGCTCTAGCCTACTGATTGAGGAGTTCTTGGGGCTGTCTATACCTGAATCGTATGCCATCCTTTCCCACCGATGGGAAGCCGATCATGAAGAGGCAACCTACCAAGATTTTGGAAAGCCTGATGTGATAGCGCGCAAGAAAGGATGGAAAAAGATTCAACATTTCTGTCGACTTGCATTGCAGCAAGGTTACAAATATGCATGGGTTGATACTTGTTGCATCAACAAACAGGATTTCACAGAGCTGACGGAAGCCATCAATTCCATGTTCAAGTGGTACGCGCGATCTTCAATCTGCTATGCGTACCTGTCGGATGTGGGCATTGACGGAGTTTCACTTCAACATTCCCAATGGTTCACTCGTGGATGGACTTTGCAGGAGCTCATCGCCCCCTCGCGGGTTGAATTCTTTGATAAGGACTGGAACTACATTGGAAGTCGATCAGATCTGTGCGATATCATCCAACAGCGCACAAACATTGACAAGAGCATACTCGTGGCAGGAAGCGGGAGAGTGGAAGGCCTTTTGACGACAATACCTGTTGCCAGAAGAATGTCTTGGGCATCTGGGCGCATGACCAAAAGGGAAGAAGATTTGGCGTACTGTCTCTTGGGAGTTTTTGGAGTCAAGATGCCGCTTCTGTATGGGGAGGGAAACAGAGCGTTCATCCGACTGCAGGAAGAGATCACCAAGGAGACCAACGACTTGTCCATCTTTGCTTGGTCTGCACCAGCAGAATCTCCATTGGGCTATTTTGGGATTCTGGCTATGTCTCCATCGGCTTTTGAGACAGCGAATGATATCGTACTCAGCAGCGACATCAAGTACAACCCCGAG TACGCCATCACAAATAAAGGCTTGAAAATCACGACCGAAACCAGTCTCATGCCCGACGGTGCGCATTTCCTAAGTCTCCGTTGCCATAGATCCAGCGATCAAGGCCGTCGTCACCTCGGAATTCTTCTCAGAGATCAAGGTGGAAACGTCTTCCTCCGCTGGAAGACCGGCCGGCTCTGGAGTTTGGAGCACAGCGCACCGGGCATCAAACACACGATGTTCATCAGCAAGTTCCTCGAGCCAGACGTGGCAGAGACGCTCGTCGGGGACATGGACTCCATCTACCGGAACGCCTTCTGCTTTCCGCCCACGCCGCCAGGGGTGGAGTTTGTCAAGGCCCAGCCCGACGGCATGTGGAGCTCGTCCCGGCGCATGTTTATCACTCAGGGACTGGACACATTTGACGGATTCGTTCAGTACCGAACGTCTGGCGCGGCTGACCAGAACTTTATCGTCGCGTGTGGTTTCACTGGCGGTGGTGCGAATCCTTGG ATCAACGAACTGATTGGGGGGATCTGTGCTCAGTAA
- a CDS encoding dopa 4,5-dioxygenase, which translates to MASSRESLEAVPCIWYLKKTASDENLPGSTKKSGGIASVRTLDYHLHVRNVGLLQLQPKGHKDVDNRVETVTNEEGCIGCFEMGNGVHDIKISYPDVSPTCQARRRIRRISLRHVVEFDDTFPPFDSRLPSLLTMMNEIYRSSTVSSEASHTEDGLSGCFEENEDPEKTLLPHMDTKAGSRSVGKDTSLLKLCSKRLSLVTFLNISLFVASFTLWLWPAPLRHPMKTQDYWKRTSFYSPILERFDIPKISRVTNGTLYDTNPPSVFRQRIGKEADREWHRIGDHVWPLVIGEADVRQLGKDPRVAVKIPEVLGYGSDAYIAQTEVFHHLHCLDMLRREISYEHYYEPKEGPWPGGAQHQAHIGHCFDILAQAIKCTGSVDMITFNWIENWEQPFPDFMNHKVCRDFDALLGWVNENSMDPKVFQQMKAPPPGWPVMPEPGPASKTPRNILMIVLLQYGLLWSTRALFTSDPSRFLLIVSAHRLIMTMVTQSTPPTPQTDLKTVVEARTREWHFHIYFLLQSPTETSAALALRDAVLRLRRDGAFVAVPLFRVNEFPIGPHPAGSYEIWVPDSSFSDVFFYLAANRGNLSVLVHPLTSSQRRDHETRNAWMGTPWPIYLDSLPSDGDVPLQYPELGLGWSTSPEQEISLEERLSRGAKVEALLADDPEAAPAPKD; encoded by the exons ATGGCTAGTTCAAGAGAAAGTCTGGAGGCCGTTCCCTGTATATGGTATTTGAAGAAAA CCGCCAGTGACGAAAACTTGCCTGGAAGCACGAAGAAGTCGGGCGGGATCGCGTCAGTCCGGACGCTCGATTACCACTTACACGTACGGAATGTCGGTCTCCTGCAGCTGCAGCCAAAAGGTCACAAAGATGTTGACAACCGGGTAGAGACTGTTACAAACGAGGAAGGTTGCATCGGATGCTTCGAGATGGGCAATGGAGTTCACGACATCAAGATCAGCTACCCAGACGTTTCACCGACATGCCAAGCCAGACGACGGATTCGAAGGATCTCTCTGCGTCATGTAGTGGAGTT CGATGACACCTTCCCTCCGTTCGATAGCAGACTCCCTTCACTTCT GACCATGATGAATGAAATATACCGATCATCAACAGTCTCATCGGAAGCTTCACATACAGAAGATGGTCTCTCGGGATGTTTCGAAGAGAATGAGGACCCCGAAAAGACTCTACTGCCTCACATGGACACCAAGGCAGGATCTCGAAGTGTTGGGAAGGATACTTCATTGTTGAAGCTCTGCAGTAAAAGGCTATCTCTAGTGACTTTCCTCAACATTTCACTCTTTGTCGCCTCTTTCACTTTGTGGCTATGGCCTGCACCGTTGAGGCATCCTATGAAGACCCAGGACTATTGGAAAAGAACCTCCTTTTACT CACCGATACTTGAGCGCTTCGATATACCAAAAATCAGCAGAGTGACGAACGGCACTTTATATGACACGAATCCGCCCTCAGTCTTTCGCCAGCGAATTGGCAAAGAAGCCGATAGGGAGTGGCATCGTATCGGTGACCATGTCTGGCCTCTCGTCATTGGGGAAGCGGATGTGAGGCAACTTGGAAAGGACCCACGAGTCGCTGTCAAGATTCCAGAAGTTCTTGGCTACGGTTCAGATGCATATATTGCGCAAACAGAAGTTTTCCATCACCTCCACTGCTTAGATATGCTGCGCAGGGAAATATCATACGAGCATT ACTATGAGCCCAAAGAGGGACCTTGGCCAGGAGGAGCTCAGCATCAAGCCCACATCGGCCACTGTTTCGATATCCTTGCCCAAGCAATCAAGTGCACCGGGTCGGTGGACATGATAACTTTCAACTGGATTGAAAATTGGGAGCAACCATTCCCAGATTTTATGAATCACAAAGTGTGCCGTGACTTTGACGCCTTATTGGGCTGGGTCAATGAGAACTCCATGGACCCGAAGGTCTTTCAACAAATGAAAGCGCCTCCGCCTGGGTGGCCTGTCATGCCAGAGCCAGGCCCGGCATC TAAAACACCAAGGAATATTTTGATGATAGTCTTGTTGCAGTATGGTTTGCTGTGGTCAACTCGGGCTTTGTTTACATCCGATCCTAGCCGCTTTCTACTCATTGTGTCGGCGCAC CGACTCATCATGACCATGGTTACCCAATCTACGCCTCCGACCCCGCAGACGGATCTGAAGACGGTGGTCGAAGCTCGGACTCGGGAATGGCATTTCCACATTTACTTCCTCCTACAGTCCCCGACTGAGACTTCTGCTGCCCTTGCTCTTCGTGATGCTGTTTTGAGATTGCGACGCGACG GCGCGTTCGTTGCTGTCCCACTATTCAGGGTCAACGAATTTCCTATCGGACCACACCCAGCGGGATCTTATGAGA TCTGGGTTCCCGACTCCTCGTTTTCTGACGTCTTTTTCTACTTGGCGGCAAACCGAGGTAACTTAAG TGTCCTCGTACACCCATTGACATCGAGTCAACGTCGAGATCATGAGACAAGGAATGCCTGGATGGGTACTCCGTGGCCTATTTACCTTGACAGCTTGCCATCCGATGGCGATGTTCCTCTTCAATATCCCGAACTGGGTCTTGGTTGGTCCACTTCGCCGGAGCAGGAGATATCCTTGGAGGAAAGGTTGAGTAGGGGTGCAAAGGTTGAGGCTCTGTTAGCTGATGACCCAGAGGCTGCGCCTGCGCCTAAGGATTGA